NNNNNNNNNNNNNNNNNNNNNNNNNNNNNNNNNNNNNNNNNNNNNNNNNNNNNNNNNNNNNNNNNNNNNNNNNNNNNNNNNNNNNNNNNNNNNNNNNNNNNNNNNNNNNNNNNNNNNNNNNNNNNNNNNNNNNNNNNNNNNNNNNNNNNNNNNNNNNNNNNNNNNNNNNNNNNNNNNNNNNNNNNNNNNNNNNNNNNNNNNNNNNNNNNNNNNNNNNNNNNNNNNNNNNNNNNNNNNNNNNNNNNNNNNNNNNNNNNNNNNNNNNNNNNNNNNNNNNNNNNNNNNNNNNNNNNNNNNNNNNNNNNNNNNNNNNNNNNNNNNNNNNNNNNNNNNNNNNNNNNNNNNNNNNNNNNNNNNNNNNNNNNNNNNNNNNNNNNNNNNNNNNNNNNNNNNNNNNNNNNNNNNNNNNNNNNNNNNNNNNNNNNNNNNNNNNNNNNNNNNNNNNNNNNNNNNNNNNNNNNNNNNNNNNNNNNNNNNNNNNNNNNNNNNNNNNNNNNNNNNNNNNNNNNNNNNNNNNNNNNNNNNNNNNNNNNNNNNNNNNNNNNNNNNNNNNNNNNNNNNNNNNNNNNNNNNNNNNNNNNNNNNNNNNNNNNNNNNNNNNNNNNNNNNNNNNNNNNNNNNNNNNNNNNNNNNNNNNNNNNNNNNNNNNNNNNNNNNNNNNNNNNNNNNNNNNNNNNNNNNNNNNNNNNNNNNNNNNNNNNNNNNNNNNNNNNNNNNNNNNNNNNNNNNNNNNNNNNNNNNNNNNNNNNNNNNNNNNNNNNNNNNNNNNNNNNNNNNNNNNNNNNNNNNNNNNNNNNNNNNNNNNNNNNNNNNNNNNNNNNNNNNNNNNNNNNNNNNNNNNNNNNNNNNNNNNNNNNNNNNNNNNNNNNNNNNNNNNNNNNNNNNNNNNNNNNNNNNNNNNNNNNNNNNNNNNNNNNNNNNNNNNNNNNNNNNNNNNNNNNNNNNNNNNNNNNNNNNNNNNNNNNNNNNNNNNNNNNNNNNNNNNNNNNNNNNNNNNNNNNNNNNNNNNNNNNNNNNNNNNNNNNNNNNNNNNNNNNNNNNNNNNNNNNNNNNNNNNNNNNNNNNNNNNNNNNNNNNNNNNNNNNNNNNNNNNNNNNNNNNNNNNNNNNNNNNNNNNNNNNNNNNNNNNNNNNNNNNNNNNNNNNNNNNNNNNNNNNNNNNNNNNNNNNNNNNNNNNNNNNNNNNNNNNNNNNNNNNNNNNNNNNNNNNNNNNNNNNNNNNNNNNNNNNNNNNNNNNNNNNNNNNNNNNNNNNNNNNNNNNNNNNNNNNNNNNNNNNNNNNNNNNNNNNNNNNNNNNNNNNNNNNNNNNNNNNNNNNNNNNNNNNNNNNNNNNNNNNNNNNNNNNNNNNNNNNNNNNNNNNNNNNNNNNNNNNNNNNNNNNNNNAGACAGGGGCATCACCCCAGCTGAGGGTTTCTTCTTCCCCAGGACTGAGCCCCAGCccgagggcagagggaggagctgcCCGCGGCCCCTGCACCTGTGCGCAGCAGCGTCGCATTCCCGAGCTCCAGGTATCTGCGGAGCCACTCCACGCACTCGCCCTCCAGGTAggccctctctctttctgcagcACCAGCCTGCTCCAGTTTTTGTTTGGTAATCTGAGCTGTTATGTCTGCTGTCGTCCACGTTTTCAGGTCTTCATTCAGGGCGATGTAATCCTGGCCGTCGTATGCATACTGCCAGTACCCACGGAGGAGGCGCCGGTCGGACCCCACATCACAGCCAGACATCCGCTGGTAAGTGTGAGAGCCTACGGGACCCCGCGGTCAGCACCCCCTGACCCCCCTCCCGTGTTCTGCCGGACCCGCCCACGAGCGAGCGGACACCTACAAACTGAAAGGGAAACCAATGCTGGGTTGTGGTTCTGCTCCCGAACCTCGGACTTGGAGCCCGGGAACTTTCCATCTCAGGTCTCCTTGTCCGGACATGAAGGGGTTGTGACATCCGACCCTGGGTCACCCACCGCCCTCGCTCTGGTTGTAGTAGCCGCTCAGAGTCCTCAGGTTCACTCGAGAAATCTGCTCCGTGTTCTTGGCGATCCGTGTCTCCCGCTCCCAATACTCAggctcctcctgctccatccaTGGCGCGCGCGGCTCCATCCTCGGATTCTCCGCGGCGCTGTCGAAGCTCACGAACTGCGTGTCGTCCACGTAGCCAACAGCGATGAACCGGGGCTCCCCGAGGCCAGGCCGGGACATGGCTGTGTGGAAATACCGCAGCGAGTGTGAGCCTGGGGGCGGCGCGCGGTGAGACCCCGACTTCCTCCCAGGACCCCGGGCGGGTGCGCGGGCTGGGAGGGGAGCAGGACGCGGGGCTGGAGATGCTGGTGGAGATCGGGTGAAGGATCAGAAAAGCCACACAGGGACGAGGCTTCCCCGGtgttgccccctcccctccccgcagAGGCCGTTTCCCTCCGGACCCCGCTCTCACCCGCACAGGTCTGAGTCGGGGCCAGGGCGGCCGCCAGCAGCAGGAGCACTGTGCGCCAAGCCATCCGATCCTATCTGGCTTCCGGGACATCTGAGTTCTGCTAGCTGTGTGGACTTTGCCTCCGAGAAGCTGGTTGGTTCCCCAGGAACGCGCCACCCATTGCGTGTGAGACCTGTAGGCCCGTCATCAGTGTCCTGACAGAAGCACCTGACCCAGGTTAGGAGCAGAAGTGAA
This is a stretch of genomic DNA from Mus caroli unplaced genomic scaffold, CAROLI_EIJ_v1.1 scaffold_23276_1, whole genome shotgun sequence. It encodes these proteins:
- the LOC110288489 gene encoding H-2 class I histocompatibility antigen, D-K alpha chain-like, whose product is MAWRTVLLLLAAALAPTQTCAAMSRPGLGEPRFIAVGYVDDTQFVSFDSAAENPRMEPRAPWMEQEEPEYWERETRIAKNTEQISRVNLRTLSGYYNQSEGGSHTYQRMSGCDVGSDRRLLRGYWQYAYDGQDYIALNEDLKTWTTADITAQITKQKLEQAGAAERERAYLEGECVEWLRRYLELGNATLLRTGAGAAGSSSLCPRAGAQSWGRRNPQLG